acacaggcagtcacgggttacggtttctagcgtagctaagcccatagtgatttgcaaaattgcgtctgcattatttgtgagctaacgctcacaaataaaaactatGGTAGTCATTAAATCCACTTCTTTCTTTATGCCGACCCGTTGATTGAAGCGTGAGGGCGCGTTCACACTGTTTGACAGAGAAAACTCATATAACGATGATGTGAGATTACTCAAAGAGATCATAGGAACTCTACTCGTTCCGTCGAATACTGTTTTTGCATCCTCAATTTTGAAAACTAACGGTTGAAAAATGCGAAAACGCGAAGGCAGGTAGGGAAATTAAACCCACGATCTTGCGTCGTATTATCGCTCGTTTTAGTCTTGGTTAAAAAGACCATAAACACACTCGTCTAGCGACTCGACGAACAATTCACGGCTCGATGTACAGGTCACGGCTCGACGAAAGGGTTGCGTATATTGCTGAATTTGTACACATTTAGTAGTTATACTATGTGACAGTAAGAAccatttatcctgcctctgttgcaaaaaatgaccaaataaagcagggtcggataaactagttgatatccgacagtacatcacgtgaccgtgatctaaccgtaagtatgtattcctacgcgccgattaacatgttaacgtgttctaatatttgacctttgaaatttattgggacgcatcatgaatgttatcgttatattatatatcattcttttttcttctttaaaacatattaccgaaccagctctccgtatttatcattttgatTTACTTGAtgacgcaatttatgacgtatctagtgtgacgtcatttctcagacaaaacatactatctagtttctctcaggattttagggacaacaattttgacgtggtggttttaacagtattttttcaaagaatttaaagcatcgaacgaatcatataCGTATtccggattgtgtgtttgtcattcataagtgttaacttcgataggaataaaataactcgctacgacaggattacgatttcggaatttgggtcagaatggttagcattcgatacaaacgctatcaaaatatagtgtggtttaaaatacatttcgatacaGATGTAAAAACagaaatggatttcgacaaagagatggaagaacagaaaatggatgtgtatatcgttgttaatgttttgttataaGCAAtagattaaagttgtcattaaggtgaataaaatttagttattgttttgctgctgcattttgttttcatttttgtaccaagaaaaatatcacattctcgattcgtttttttttatttcttgtcatattttcaataggaaagtataaaaaaggaacagtttaatgtggaacttttttttacgtgacacaatcggtagttattcggtcgtcaggaatgtaggaggcccgacaagaatTGTTATATCAATTAAtcatttaatttgataaaatgtGGCAACGGCATGaggcaggataaatcgaatacatggttggtgccgagatggagaaagtttatccggttcggcccgaaaaagaaaaatagggctcgctaaagctcgccctattttctttttctaagccttaccggataaactttctccatctcggcaccaaccatgtattctctatttacgTGAAATCCAGATACGTTGTACTTAACGAGCACGTAGGATACGTTTCAAGTACATTTTCTCACAACGAGTACGATAAACAACGatgaaataattataactctctgattatagtcctttaattgacgtttcggcataatgcctttatcaaaacattggaaattttatgttaactacatttttacgtcttttgactgcacaattaaaataataaagaaaaatgtttttaaacgtcaaatgacgctgtacatgatgacgtcataaatggcgttatataaaatggcgccaaaaaatgtaaaaattcgcccaaaatgaaatgacgttaaacacttacatattgtgtcttaatcttatgttaattgtgtgctttatatatttaataaattgatattttacaataaaacaatcatcatcatcatatgtaattataatctacctaaacttattatcataaattaaatagggtaaacttattaaatgactctaattatttcaatccatatctatgtaaaatattataatgatatttgattaaataatcatatcatatacacattatgtacaagataaattgcataaagtactattatttttacattcatttatgttgatgattaatataaaatgtttttcacatatagtttttacaagatagttccccgtagcaggacatcaagttgattttttgtatttagtccatttggtgattgcgtttgaaacttctttatgaattccaattcgttaataagtctgtaataatgggacctgtctcttatttgtgttaacactgatacacccatatcctgcactctgtggccagcaccattgaaatgttctgagattggtttctcacttcgtagccgcacgtcagcctcgtgttctttggcacgttcctttaatgatctgcttgtctctccgacgtataccatcttttggcatttaatacaaaatataccgtacaccaagttataaatgttacagttctgttttatttcTTCGTTTGGAATCttactttttgggttgttatgaaaacctcttttcaacattttacagactatacaattagtcttacacgattgtggtattagttgaaaacgtttgtttatttctttatttgtttttccatgaaccaAAAtatcaccgatattcctatctcgtctgtctgcaactattggtacgtctgggaatacatttttcattctgtctgatttatatagtttgtcggtatgttttcgaattattgagtggatatttggaaggttgttagaataagttatagctagtggtactctcttgttggctgtttgtTTTTCAACGATGAAATAGCCAAATTATTATATACCGCTTACTATAAAAACCAACAATACATCTACGCAAGTAATCTCGTATACAAGTATTGGAACTGTCTTGAACTTAATGAATTGTATTGTCGGCTCATTTCGTAAATGACGATCACTGcgaacgttttttttatttaacccatttatgcctagcgtctagaaaaaaaagccatgacaaacagcgtagacccagatgagacgccgcataatgcggcggctcatcagggtctgcgctgtttgcttaaagaaatttctgtaagaaatattctaaatatggaaataaatatactagacaaccctcattttggaaataaattgatccaaattagaaggatgggagagtccaataagcataaatgggttaataaattaatataatatatatgcaataatgtataatatatatataatttgtttaatatgaAATTAGAATGCTAGTTGTTTTACCTTGGGGTACATTAAtgtataaaaatgataatacacGTATTTTTGTTTCCATAAGTCAGCAAAAGTGAAAACAGCCTCGATATGTCACGTATCTGCGATATATCCAGCGAAAACCGAAATATAGTATCAAAAAAATAGGAATTTCGTGACTTGTTTTttccttttaaataaaaatacgttTCTAGACTGGATTTGGTGACATATGTTTATGAGACTGTATTTGTGGTTGACCGTATGACTACCCTTTACAAATATTGGTTAATTATTTCGACGCTTATCTGATTGCTCGATGACTGAGTACACAATATAGCGTGTGTCGTTTTAAACAGAACACAGGTATACTCGATATAAAGCGAGCTGTTAACCCACATTTAAGGGATTATAAATATAAGGTGGAACTGAATTCTCGTTTGTGCTATACATTTCTTTGAGTAAAATGTCTACGGTGTTTGTTGTTGGATATACTGGTGCAACAGGGAAAGCTGTTGTGAATAAATTATTTCACGAAGAGAGTTTTAAACGAATTGTTTTAATTGGTCGAAGGAAAGTTACTCTAACTATAGGAGACGACCCCAGATTTGTAagtatttaatttataacattatttaaaagcaTGATATAATACGTTTCGTCACGTTACGTTACGTTACATTAACGCTTAGAATGAAACGCAATTCTTTCAAGTTTTACGTTATTTGTTCGAATCGTTATACTATTTTTGGATGTTATATCAGTGAGATAGGAAAGAAATGAACAGACTTGAAATTAACCATTACAATTGACACTAATAGCCTGTTTATAGGTTATCTCTTACTTGACACGTGAGTCTAGTTTTGGGAAAACCGGATTTCTgcatgtgcattccgcacaggctaatataaaGGACGAAACTTTTTGCATAGTCTGAATTTaagctaaaaagagacttcattgaaacgaatccattaaaagcggaaagtgtcatcctcgattagcctgtgcaaatgcaCTCCGGAACAacattttaggcacatgcattaagcccggttttccaacAGCGAAACTATCAGCCGGTTTATATGTCAACAATAACTTTACATGTGAGTTTAATTTCACGTGGGTTTTACCTCAGTCCTACATTTTGACCTCTTTGCTTAAATAGAACATTGACATTGTGATCCCAGTAATTCAATGGGATCTTCCATAACGTTCTTGTTTAAATACAAGATTATCCCAGCGATATAAGAGTCTAAATTTAACTTCATTGTGTTATGCCCATCTACAGAGTCCCAGatttgaaactaaaatgaaagTTAAACTTAATAACTCATTAAAGGGACGTATTCAAAGACTGATAAAATGGCGATtttcaatttaaccctttgcatgcttggtaatttgtcgtctgctaaaatgtcgtctgctgaatttctaaaattagcattttcttcgattttttttcagaatactatcagaatagcaaacagtttggatcctgatgagacgccacgttctgtggcgtctcatctggatccaaactgtttgcaaacgccttcaaaattcggttccagcactgaaagggttaatagtaATACATTACAAGAGAAGGTATGCATTATGCTTAAATAAGCGAAATGAAACTCCGgatttagattttttttccaatatcggTCATTAGAAATCGGTTAAATTATAAAGCGTGTGTAACGCTGTCCTTCGATAATTAGGAAAATATGGTAGTGCAATTGTAATAATAAAGCAGTTAAGTttcaacatttaacataaaacgtTGTGTGGCGCCGCGGTAGCCGCTCGCTTTTGCTTTCAGAGGTTTAAAACCAAGGGAAGGCATCATTTTTCATTCAACTGTAAATCTTGCTATTATCAAACGTTCATCGTATTAAAACCTAACATATTTGTAAGTATACACATTAAAtgatattttctaaaaataagaCAATGTGTGAACATGTCCATTTAAATCGTATTTGTTAAAGCGTTTATGGTTTTCAATGTATACCACAAACAGTCACatcaaaagtaaaataaataattcaattgtcaTTCAATTGAATGCTCAGCAAAAGATTAGTTTCGTGTAAATAAAACGTTTTAATTGGATACGATTAAAGTAAAGTTAATATATTATCATGTAAACGTAATACAATAAAATTGCTCTTTGTATTTAAAACAACGAACCCATATGTCCTTCCTAACATAAACAGGAGCAAAAGGAAGTGGATTTCGACAAGCTGGACGACTTTAAGGATGTGTTCCGAGGCTGCGATACCGGCTTCTGTTGCCTGGGGACCACGAGGAGTGTGGCTGGCAAGGTAACACTACGACCTAACCAAAGCTGTGTCGCATCGCACTTTAaggtcataataataataataataataataataaataataataattattataataataataataataataataataataataataataataataataatcatcatcatcatcatcatcatcatgatcatgatgatcatcatcatcatcatcatcatcatcatcatcatcatcataaccatcaacatcatcatcatcatcatcaaaccaaaacaatgtgttattaatATCTATTTACATCTTATCAGGAAGGGTTCATCCGTGTAGATAGGGACTACGTCGTTAATTGTGCAAGAATTGCCAAGGAAACCGGATGTCGCCACTTCCAGGTCGTGTCTTCCACAGGAACAAACAAAAACAGTTGTCTACTGTATCCCAAAACCAAGGTAAACTAACAACAACGGATTCTACTGTATCCCCTACAATAAAGTTACAAGAACAGCTGTTTACCATATCCTAAAACTAAGGTGAACTAAAAATAACACATGTCAACTGTATCTCAAAACTAAGATGAAAACCATGTAGAACTAACAATACTAACTGTCTATCAAAATGTTCAGGTCGCCGTGGCGTGGTGGATATGGTAGCAACCGAGGGGTCACGGGAGGTCTTCTTCTAGTGTTTTACCGTTTTACAGAAACATAGCTTTTTCGACAAATATAGCCAGTGGTTTAAAAGTGAACACACGACTTGGAGttaaaccaatttatgcctagcgtcctgaaaaaaggacattgcaaacagcgcagacccagatgagacgccgcataatgcggcgtctcatctgggtctgcgctgtttgcttaaatgaatttctttatgaaatattctaaatatagacataaatatacttgacacccctaattttggaaataaattgatccaactaagaaggataggagagtccactgggcataaatgggttaatgatctCTATAGTTCTGGTTTAGCGTTTACTATGGTAAAGCCTTAAAGCACATTTTCAAAACTTGATATCTGTATCCCGTAATTTTGTCTTAAATTATAAGGATATTATTATGATACATATTTTCAGCGCGCAAATACTGATGGATAACATGGCATTATTTTACAATggtcaatattattattaaatttttaatGGCATGTGTGTTTGGTGTATTTTCAAGGGGGAAATGGAGGAGCGGATAACGGACATGGGGTTCCAGCGTCTGACCATCTATAGACCAGGGTAAAGCTCGAGCCATATTATGTACAATAGCTGAAGTGTAGTAAAGGCGAAAGTAACGCACACGTGCGTTTCATGTAACAAGGGCGAAAACGAGTGTGCGAAAATATGGAAAggtctttttatatttttttgtagtAAGAGCTGAACTTCttgattttttaacaaaaagaagaaaatattttTGCATACCTCGCAAACTGCCAGACATGTTTGCATAAATCATACGCTTAACGTGTCTCCTATATGGTAATATAACcatattaaataagcaaattaactGTGTAATAACGATTACCATATCATAAACATATGCCACATTAATATAGTGTTACCATATCATATTCATATGCCACAGTGAAATATTGTTGCACACTTCTGCCTTGTGTACATTCCCCAGCTTCCTGCTAACGGACAGAGAGGAAACCCGCATCGGAGAAAAGCTGGTCATGTGCTGCATGTTTCCGGTCTTCAAGCTGTGTCCCACAGCGGGCAGCGTGCACGTGGATCTTGTAGCCCAGGCGATGATCAACAACGCCAAAAGACCGTTCAAGCCGGAGGGAACGTCCATAATACCGAACGCTCTCATTCACGAATGGGCCCACAGCTAAATAGCGTCAGCAACGGCGTCGCCATCATGATTGTAACATGCTTTAATTATCATCACCATGTGAGTGATGATGATTATCATAACTTTCGATAAGCTCATGATTAGTATAATCTGATCGTCATCGTTATAGTTGTCATCaacatcgtaatcatcatcatcatcatcattcgcAGCATCTTCAGCATCGTCGTCGTCATTATcctcatcatcataaccatcatcatcatcgtcgtcgtcatcgtcgtcgtcatcatcattatcatcatgatcatgattatcattatcatcatcatcatcatcatcatcatcatcatcatcatcatcatcatcatcatcatcatcatcatcatcatcatcatcatcatcatcatcatcatcataatcatcataatcatcatcgtcatcatcatcatgtttatattcatatatgaattcatattcatattcatcaCAATCGCAAGTGGCAACTTAACCGTAATCAAGTTTCTAAGGTAGTTGCAGTAAGGTTTTTTGCACATAAGAGAATACATTGAATCGTTTATGTTCGTTTAACCGTTTTTTTTAACGAATTTGATCACTTAGGCATTTAAAAATATTGATGTAATTGACACGTTTGCATTCTGTTGTCTGTTCCAGACTATATGTCATCACCGGTGACTTTTTGATATGATACATTTAACctaaatatacacatatttatatgGCTGTCTTCAATTTATATAGTTGTTGTGAATGCAGTTTTAGgtttttttcttacaatttatgtgatatatttttatttatttgtttaacaattataCTATTAAACAAGTAATGCTTTTTGAACTTTATTCCCTTTCTTGTTAgcaaaattaacgttttcaaatctttaaaaaaaatattttgtttcattcatTATTACGAAAATTTATATTAAGTTCGCAAATGTCCCTAGATGTAATGCGAAAGTTTAACGAATCGTCGAGTGTTGGTGTATTATATGTTAATCGACGCTGTAGACATTTTATTAGTAATGAGCTCATTATATTGCCCTCAGATATATTACCATAACAATGGAATAACGCAAGGATAAAATGCATGAAATCTGTTCATCTTAGTTGCACAAACAAATCCTAAGTTTGCTAAAATAACATCGAAAtcgttgttttcattaaatattcgataaattgacaaaatttagcTTTAAACACATCTTTTTTTTGGCTTCTCCGCGAGTCAAACGAGCAATACCCGCTGTAGGAGGTGCATTTTAGATAGCCATTGTTGAATTTACCCCgtcatgtaaacaaataaaatgagacTTGAtaccacacatgctaatctgagacgacactttccgcttaaagtGGATTTTTGGCTCATATGATACTTCATTATAacgaatttcataaaagcagaaagttttttttacatattagcctgtgcgaacgtTACAGGCTACCCTTGGACACTGTTCGCATACGCTTACGCATTTGTccgattttaaaatgtattacagtATACAATATAACAATATCTTATATTGCGACGTGATGTTCTCGATTGGTTGAGAAACAAGCAAACCATACTACAATTTCACTTAAACATTTGTTAATTCATGTATCAAAGATTGTAATGAGGTCCGATAATAATTAAGTGTTTATAACTTCAATTTGAGTGTGTTATTTCTGTCGCGTATCGTCACAATATGCACACCAACTAAACAATAGGTAACATTGGGATAAAGTTTTGAAATCTGACTATCGAGATCcgaataaacattttaattaaagagTCACTGATACTATGCACATGATCATTCGGTAGAATGGAAACGTTATTGCAGGACAGGACAGTAGCCACCACCATTGCCACAATGGCGGCCATCGTGAGCCATGTTCCAACAATGTCTTGCGCGGCTCCCACGTGACAGGGACATACTTCGTGCGTCACATTGACCTTGAGACCCTTTACCCAGAATGTGTTGAAGGACTTAACAACTGCGCAGCTAAAATATGGTCGATATCACTTGATCTTGGATTttattttaatcttttttttccaaacgttgaaGAACGCCATTTAAACTCTTAATTTGGCATAGTAAATAATtacatgtgtcttgttctgagaaaattgggcataatgcatgttcgcatagtgtcgtcccagattagcctgtgcagcccgcactggctaatctgggacgacactctccgcctcaactggattttcgagtaggaaatacttcctttaaacgaaaaataccataaacgcggaaagtgtcgtccctgaatagcctgtgcggactgcacaagctaatatgggacgacacatgcattatgcccagttttctcagaacgcgactcatatgaaacaaataacggccaccggaaaaactttgcgaaaccgaaatttcgcaaacttaagtaacctttttcttaaagatttgctactttgagacatagtatgcgattaaagtcttatcgttgattaataattggttattttcactgaaaaaacgcgttttcttcactatgaaatttataagcaaagttggggttcccatgggatttttgcattttcccatgggattttcgattttcccatgggattttttctcccatgggattttttttctcccataatttgcaaatgggagaaaaatcccatgggattttgaacattttaaaaaacgtgttttatttgcgtttgcaagtattttaacgttatttcaggactgtatattggttttatgccaattatatataaaaatatttagtaataaaaaaatcccattctaaaatgggagaaaaaaatcccatgggatttttttcttattttgagagatttattcatgaaactttcagaaacatcatattttatgaaatgatgaacaactacgatattttaatgcgtttagacgtgtttaaaaaaaaacaaaaaatcccatgggatttttaaatcccatgggattttttctcccatgggattttttctcccatgggatttttttccaatgggatttttcagtttcgtaagccgaataagtttcttaatgcgaaaaacaacaataaaggaaataataattataattttgaataataaattgaataatataaataacatgaatatttttaaaatgagttacaattaaaggtttatgctagtagaacttatcatttcttgttcgagcagatggttgagtccaattggtgagtatgccagcttagaaccagtatgaatgcatcgcagacagacaacgctgtcatactgtacacaccgcggagtaacaatctttattgcatttcattttgcaacagaaaatgaactccgtagtataattgatcttatatatgccctctgcttttgaaagcgtgcaacacattaacataacaataagtccatgccaaaaactatgtgcaaattccattcaaagctatatacacattataaaggtcagatgacccgcgtcatgcgaaaatgggtcttatgtcatatgcggccgaagttggtccatcctagcttgtccaaccgcgcagtctggtcaggtactaagctgactgatatataaagtcaagccatggtctcatatccaaactcggtagctcctgtgcgaaactttcaccggaaacgacggcaccgagacgggcgctcgaactttgcggatgcgcgttatatgttatatataatagcgcgatgtgttttttcttgcctcaaattagtaagcccaatcagcgttttattgtgttctttgcttctactattaacaagaacttcaactgatacgaacatgaattttat
This genomic interval from Dreissena polymorpha isolate Duluth1 unplaced genomic scaffold, UMN_Dpol_1.0 chrUn054, whole genome shotgun sequence contains the following:
- the LOC127863889 gene encoding oxidoreductase HTATIP2-like gives rise to the protein MSTVFVVGYTGATGKAVVNKLFHEESFKRIVLIGRRKVTLTIGDDPRFEQKEVDFDKLDDFKDVFRGCDTGFCCLGTTRSVAGKEGFIRVDRDYVVNCARIAKETGCRHFQVVSSTGTNKNSCLLYPKTKGEMEERITDMGFQRLTIYRPGFLLTDREETRIGEKLVMCCMFPVFKLCPTAGSVHVDLVAQAMINNAKRPFKPEGTSIIPNALIHEWAHS